In one Dermatophilaceae bacterium Sec6.4 genomic region, the following are encoded:
- the alaS gene encoding alanine--tRNA ligase — translation METAEIRRRWLAYFQHNGHSVVPSASLIYDDPNLLFVNAGMVPFVPYFLGQREPAWDRATSVQKCVRTGDIEEVGKTSRHGTFFQMNGNFSFGDYFKEGAIDLAWGLLTTSQADGGYGLDADRLWPTVFTDDDEAYELWRDRIGIPTERIVRRDANDNYWSMGIPGPAGPSSEIFYDRGEQYGADGGPAVDEDRFMEIWNLVFMQEELSAFRGKTDFDVSGPLPRRNIDTGMGLERMASVLQGKDNLYEIDEVYPVLARAAELTGRTYGAKSGHAANSSHPDDVHLRVVADHIRSSLMLIGDGVTPGNEGRGYVLRRMLRRAVRAMRLLGYRDHALPELLPVSRDRMKASYPELDTDFARIAQIAYAEEDAFRRTLDQGTTILDTAVSKVKRQQGAGAGELSGASAFQLHDTYGFPIDLTLEMAGEQGVAVDEAGFRFLMQEQRARARADAKSKKASHADVGVWTQLLSLGATDWQAYEHLSCDASIVGLVRDGQREQELEPGTTGQVVLDRTTFYAESGGQIADSGQIVTPGGTLQVLDVQRPVKGLVVHTVRVGETPVQVGEQVQANVDPDWRIAACQAHSGTHVIHAALRQVLGPSALQSGSYNKPGYLRLDFAWGSALSPETRSEIEEVANLAVRSDLPVSAQYMTLPQARDWGALALFGESYDEQVRVVEIGGPWSRELCGGTHVAHSSQVGALTLTGESSVGSGVRRVEAFVGMDALRYLAGERALVAELSGLVKVQPGELPQRISELLARVKDAEREIAKMRQAEVLAGAADILAGAQDVFGVRYIGHDAGDLSGEEVRALVLQLRDQLADATPSVVAVTGLSKNRPVVVIATNALAREWGIRAGDLVKVAAGVLGGGGGGKPDLAQGGGSDASKTGQALVGVEHAVGQVVTAR, via the coding sequence ATGGAAACCGCCGAGATCCGCCGCCGTTGGCTTGCCTACTTCCAGCACAACGGGCACAGCGTCGTACCCAGCGCATCGCTGATCTACGACGATCCGAATCTGTTGTTCGTCAACGCGGGAATGGTGCCGTTCGTGCCGTACTTCCTGGGTCAGCGCGAGCCGGCCTGGGATCGGGCCACCAGTGTGCAGAAGTGCGTGCGGACCGGTGATATCGAAGAGGTCGGCAAGACCTCTCGGCATGGCACCTTCTTCCAGATGAATGGCAATTTCTCCTTCGGCGACTACTTCAAAGAGGGTGCGATCGACCTGGCCTGGGGACTGTTGACAACCAGCCAGGCGGACGGGGGATACGGCCTGGACGCCGATCGCCTGTGGCCGACGGTATTCACCGACGACGACGAGGCCTACGAGCTGTGGCGCGACCGGATCGGCATCCCAACCGAGCGCATCGTGCGACGCGACGCGAACGACAACTACTGGAGCATGGGTATTCCCGGTCCGGCCGGTCCCAGCTCGGAGATCTTCTACGACCGTGGCGAGCAGTACGGCGCTGACGGTGGACCGGCGGTCGATGAGGACCGCTTCATGGAGATCTGGAACCTCGTCTTCATGCAGGAGGAGCTGTCCGCCTTCCGCGGCAAGACCGACTTCGACGTCAGCGGGCCGCTACCGCGCAGGAACATCGATACCGGGATGGGCCTGGAGCGGATGGCCTCGGTGCTGCAGGGCAAGGACAACCTCTACGAGATCGACGAGGTCTACCCGGTCCTGGCCAGGGCGGCGGAGCTGACCGGTCGCACCTACGGTGCCAAGTCCGGGCATGCGGCGAACAGCTCCCACCCCGACGATGTCCACCTGCGGGTCGTGGCCGACCACATCCGATCCTCGCTGATGTTGATCGGTGATGGCGTCACGCCGGGTAACGAGGGGCGTGGGTATGTGCTGCGCCGGATGCTGCGGCGCGCCGTGCGGGCGATGCGTCTGCTGGGGTACCGCGACCATGCGCTACCGGAGCTGCTCCCGGTGAGCAGGGACCGGATGAAGGCCAGCTACCCCGAGCTCGATACCGACTTCGCGCGCATTGCCCAGATCGCCTACGCCGAGGAGGACGCCTTCCGCCGCACGTTGGATCAGGGCACCACAATCCTGGACACGGCTGTATCGAAGGTGAAGAGACAGCAGGGCGCAGGCGCCGGGGAACTGTCCGGCGCGTCGGCTTTCCAACTGCACGACACCTACGGCTTCCCGATCGACCTGACCCTGGAGATGGCGGGCGAGCAGGGCGTGGCCGTGGACGAGGCCGGATTCCGGTTCCTGATGCAGGAGCAGCGCGCGCGCGCACGTGCGGACGCGAAGTCCAAGAAAGCCAGCCATGCCGACGTCGGCGTCTGGACGCAGTTGCTGTCGCTCGGTGCGACCGACTGGCAGGCCTACGAGCACCTGTCCTGCGACGCGTCGATCGTAGGTCTGGTCCGCGACGGTCAGCGGGAGCAGGAGCTGGAGCCGGGTACGACCGGTCAGGTGGTCCTGGACCGCACGACGTTCTACGCAGAATCCGGTGGTCAGATCGCCGACTCCGGGCAGATCGTCACGCCCGGTGGCACCCTGCAGGTGCTGGACGTGCAGCGTCCGGTCAAGGGGCTGGTCGTGCACACCGTGCGGGTCGGTGAGACCCCCGTGCAGGTCGGCGAACAGGTGCAGGCCAACGTCGACCCCGACTGGCGGATAGCCGCGTGTCAGGCGCACTCAGGCACGCACGTGATCCACGCCGCGCTGCGGCAGGTGCTCGGCCCGTCGGCGCTGCAGTCCGGTTCGTACAACAAACCGGGTTATCTACGACTGGACTTCGCGTGGGGATCGGCCCTGTCGCCCGAGACGCGCTCGGAGATCGAAGAGGTCGCGAACCTGGCAGTGCGTAGCGACCTGCCGGTCTCGGCGCAGTACATGACCTTGCCGCAGGCGCGGGACTGGGGCGCGCTGGCGCTGTTCGGTGAGTCCTACGACGAACAAGTGCGCGTGGTCGAGATCGGGGGACCGTGGTCGCGGGAGTTGTGCGGTGGAACCCACGTCGCGCATTCCTCGCAGGTCGGGGCGCTGACCCTGACCGGTGAATCGTCGGTCGGTTCCGGGGTCCGACGTGTCGAGGCCTTCGTCGGGATGGATGCTTTGCGCTACCTGGCCGGTGAGCGGGCGCTGGTCGCTGAGCTGTCGGGCCTGGTGAAGGTGCAACCCGGTGAATTACCGCAGCGTATTTCCGAGCTGCTGGCCCGGGTCAAGGACGCGGAGCGGGAAATTGCCAAGATGCGTCAGGCTGAGGTTCTCGCCGGCGCCGCGGACATCCTTGCGGGCGCCCAGGACGTCTTCGGCGTGCGCTACATCGGTCACGATGCCGGCGACCTCAGTGGCGAGGAGGTGCGCGCCCTGGTCCTGCAGTTGCGCGATCAACTCGCGGACGCCACACCGTCGGTGGTGGCCGTCACCGGGCTGAGCAAGAACCGGCCGGTGGTGGTGATCGCGACCAATGCCCTGGCCCGCGAATGGGGTATTCGAGCCGGTGATCTGGTCAAGGTCGCCGCAGGCGTGCTGGGCGGTGGTGGCGGTGGTAAGCCGGACCTGGCTCAGGGCGGCGGCAGCGACGCTTCCAAGACCGGGCAGGCTCTCGTCGGGGTCGAGCACGCGGTAGGTCAGGTCGTCACCGCTCGATGA
- a CDS encoding dipeptide ABC transporter ATP-binding protein gives MSTQPQDGLKSGSTAVQPKDDLLVVKGLQKYFPQKKGGLIRRADAPVKAVDGLDITVRRGETVGLVGESGCGKSTAGRTMLKLLEPTGGSISFDGEDITDAKGSHLRKLRREMQMVFQDPYGSLNPRHTVGSIIAAPYEIQKIDPEGGVKKAVQELMARVGLNPEHYNRYPHEFSGGQRQRIGVARAVALKPKLIVCDEPVSALDVSIQAQVINLLEEIQDELDLSYIFVAHDLSVVRHISDRVVVMYLGKVMEVADRETLYEVPQHPYTQALLSAVPIPDPARKNDRERILLTGDLPSPQHPPSGCVFRTRCWKAQDVCAIEEPPLEQADDGRDHQLACFFPSITLDRPADGTPSSHRPAAGHGATPA, from the coding sequence ATGAGCACGCAACCTCAGGATGGTCTCAAGTCCGGTTCAACAGCCGTGCAGCCCAAGGACGACCTGCTCGTCGTGAAGGGCCTGCAGAAGTACTTCCCGCAAAAAAAGGGTGGGTTGATTCGTCGCGCGGATGCGCCGGTCAAGGCCGTGGACGGGTTGGACATCACCGTCCGTCGTGGTGAAACCGTCGGCCTCGTCGGTGAATCCGGCTGCGGTAAGTCGACGGCCGGTCGCACCATGTTGAAGCTGCTGGAGCCCACGGGCGGCAGTATCAGCTTCGACGGCGAGGACATCACCGATGCCAAGGGGTCGCATCTGCGCAAGCTGCGTCGGGAGATGCAGATGGTCTTCCAGGACCCGTACGGATCGCTGAACCCTCGGCACACGGTCGGCAGCATCATTGCTGCGCCTTATGAGATCCAGAAGATCGACCCTGAGGGGGGCGTCAAGAAGGCCGTCCAGGAGTTGATGGCCCGCGTGGGGTTGAACCCCGAGCACTACAACCGTTACCCGCATGAGTTCTCCGGCGGGCAACGTCAACGGATCGGCGTGGCGCGCGCGGTTGCCCTGAAGCCGAAGCTGATCGTCTGTGATGAGCCGGTATCCGCGCTGGACGTATCGATTCAGGCGCAGGTGATCAACCTGCTGGAGGAGATCCAGGACGAGCTGGACCTGTCCTATATCTTCGTCGCGCACGACCTGTCCGTGGTCCGTCACATCTCCGACCGGGTGGTGGTGATGTACCTGGGCAAGGTGATGGAGGTGGCTGACCGCGAGACGCTGTACGAGGTGCCGCAGCATCCCTACACGCAGGCACTGCTGTCCGCGGTGCCCATACCGGATCCTGCTCGCAAGAACGACCGCGAACGCATCCTGCTTACCGGTGATCTACCGAGTCCGCAGCATCCGCCGTCGGGATGCGTGTTCCGCACCCGCTGTTGGAAAGCACAGGACGTGTGTGCCATCGAAGAGCCGCCGCTGGAGCAGGCGGACGACGGACGCGATCACCAGTTGGCTTGTTTCTTCCCTTCGATCACCCTCGACCGGCCCGCCGACGGAACGCCCTCCAGCCACCGACCCGCAGCAGGTCACGGGGCGACGCCGGCCTGA